From Mucilaginibacter rubeus, a single genomic window includes:
- the metG gene encoding methionine--tRNA ligase: MSQLNKYKRFTITSALPYANGPLHIGHLAGAYLPADIFVRYLRLKKKDVVYICGSDEHGAAITIKAKKEDTTPQAIIDKYHKQIKESFEEFGIAFDIYHRTSSPIHHELSQEFFLNLYEKDEFVEKFSDQYFDEDFQQFLADRYIIGTCPNCGNENAYGDQCERCGTSLNPTDLINPISTLSGKTPVLKSTKHWYLPLDKYQPWLEQWIDEKEGSWKVNVFGQCKSWLKSGLQPRSMTRDLDWGIDVPLAEAKGKKLYVWMDAPIGYISATKQWAIDNKKDWKLYWKKQADEQDDACLLHFIGKDNIVFHCIIFPSILHAHGEYILPQNVPANEFLNLEGDKLSTSRNHAVWLHEYLEEFPGKQDELRYVLTSILPETSDSEFTWKDYQARVNNELVAILGNFVNRVMILMHKFYDGKIEADADRIEFTDESLSTGIGEYYDEIEKNLEAYRYRQALQAVMDMARLGNRYLTEKEPWKTIKTDPAAAKEALHNCLVLIGHLATAAQAFLPATAKKIITMLNLPNEPIAYDQEMYFNNGHQLNPAALLFEKVEDDVIEAQLKKLSDKKAAAVPPKSADVQPAKENVNYETFATMDIRTGTILAAEKVAKTKKLLKLTIDTGIDERTVVSGIAEYYEPENIIGQKVSILVNLEPREIKGIVSQGMILMAENSEGKLSFVAPTEDFHNGAVIR; this comes from the coding sequence ATGTCACAACTCAACAAATATAAACGATTCACCATTACATCGGCCCTGCCTTATGCCAACGGCCCCTTACATATTGGTCACCTTGCCGGTGCATATCTTCCGGCAGATATTTTTGTGCGGTATTTAAGGCTAAAAAAGAAGGATGTAGTGTATATATGCGGCTCGGATGAGCATGGCGCGGCCATTACCATCAAAGCCAAAAAAGAAGATACTACCCCACAGGCTATTATTGACAAATATCACAAGCAAATAAAAGAGAGTTTTGAAGAGTTCGGGATCGCTTTTGATATTTATCATCGTACCTCGTCGCCTATTCATCATGAACTGAGCCAGGAGTTTTTCCTGAACCTGTACGAAAAGGATGAGTTTGTTGAGAAATTTTCTGATCAGTATTTTGATGAGGATTTCCAGCAGTTTTTGGCCGACCGTTATATCATAGGTACCTGCCCAAATTGCGGCAATGAAAATGCCTATGGCGACCAATGCGAACGTTGTGGTACCTCCCTTAACCCAACCGACCTGATCAACCCGATATCAACCCTGAGCGGTAAGACCCCGGTATTGAAATCGACCAAGCACTGGTACCTGCCGTTAGATAAATACCAGCCATGGTTGGAGCAATGGATTGACGAGAAGGAAGGCAGCTGGAAAGTGAATGTTTTTGGCCAGTGTAAATCATGGCTAAAATCGGGCCTGCAACCACGCTCCATGACCCGTGACCTTGACTGGGGTATTGATGTACCCTTAGCCGAAGCTAAAGGTAAAAAGCTTTACGTGTGGATGGATGCACCTATCGGCTACATTTCGGCCACCAAGCAATGGGCTATTGATAATAAAAAAGACTGGAAATTATACTGGAAAAAGCAGGCTGACGAGCAGGATGATGCTTGTCTGCTGCATTTTATCGGCAAGGATAACATCGTTTTCCACTGTATTATTTTCCCTTCTATATTGCACGCTCACGGCGAATATATTTTGCCTCAAAACGTGCCGGCCAACGAGTTTTTGAATTTGGAAGGTGATAAACTTTCTACCTCGCGTAACCACGCCGTTTGGCTGCATGAATACCTGGAAGAGTTTCCGGGCAAACAGGATGAACTGCGCTATGTGCTGACATCAATCCTGCCCGAAACCAGCGACAGCGAATTTACCTGGAAAGATTACCAGGCCCGTGTAAATAATGAACTGGTGGCTATTCTGGGTAACTTCGTGAACAGGGTAATGATACTGATGCACAAGTTTTACGACGGTAAAATTGAGGCGGATGCCGACAGGATTGAATTTACCGACGAAAGCCTCAGCACCGGAATTGGCGAATATTACGATGAGATAGAGAAGAACCTTGAAGCTTACCGTTACCGCCAGGCGTTGCAGGCCGTAATGGATATGGCCCGCTTAGGTAACCGCTACCTGACCGAAAAAGAGCCATGGAAAACTATCAAAACAGATCCTGCCGCCGCCAAAGAAGCGCTGCACAACTGTTTGGTGCTGATTGGTCATTTAGCTACTGCAGCACAGGCGTTTTTACCGGCTACAGCTAAAAAGATCATCACCATGCTTAATCTGCCTAACGAGCCGATAGCTTATGATCAGGAAATGTATTTCAACAATGGTCACCAGTTAAACCCTGCGGCTTTGTTGTTTGAAAAGGTAGAGGATGATGTGATTGAAGCTCAGCTTAAAAAACTATCAGATAAAAAAGCCGCTGCCGTTCCGCCAAAATCGGCAGATGTGCAGCCTGCAAAGGAAAACGTTAATTACGAAACCTTTGCTACCATGGATATCCGTACCGGTACTATTTTAGCCGCTGAGAAAGTTGCAAAAACCAAAAAGCTGCTGAAACTGACCATTGACACCGGCATTGACGAGCGCACCGTAGTATCGGGCATTGCCGAATACTACGAACCGGAAAACATCATCGGGCAAAAAGTGAGTATCCTGGTAAACCTGGAGCCAAGGGAGATCAAAGGCATTGTATCGCAAGGTATGATCCTGATGGCCGAAAACAGCGAAGGCAAACTTAGCTTTGTTGCCCCAACCGAAGATTTCCACAACGGCGCGGTAATTCGCTAA
- a CDS encoding LD-carboxypeptidase yields MVQTHPPYLKKGDKIAITCPAKKLPNPMTDAIALLQSWGLEVVLGDTVEASFHQFAGDDDFRAADMQRFVDDDSIKAIIAARGGYGTVRMIDKVDFSRFAQNPKWLIGFSDITILHSHLFTNYGAQTIHGQMPVNIPDASKHSIDTLRRALFGEELSYEFTTHDTNKPGEATGIIIGGNLSLLVASAGSVSDLDYVGKILFIEDVGEYLYSVDRMLRMLDRAGKLKSLAGLVVGGFTDIKDNDIPFGQSVPQIVMDIVKGYDYPVCFDFSAGHIPDNNSLVLGREVGLQVDEKQARLWFK; encoded by the coding sequence ATGGTTCAAACTCACCCACCTTACCTTAAAAAAGGCGATAAAATTGCCATTACCTGCCCGGCAAAAAAGCTGCCTAATCCTATGACAGATGCCATTGCGCTGTTGCAAAGCTGGGGATTAGAAGTTGTATTAGGCGATACGGTGGAAGCTTCGTTTCACCAATTTGCAGGGGATGATGATTTCAGGGCGGCCGATATGCAGCGTTTTGTTGATGATGACAGTATCAAAGCCATTATAGCGGCTCGTGGCGGCTACGGAACGGTTAGGATGATTGACAAAGTTGATTTCAGTCGCTTTGCACAAAATCCTAAATGGCTCATTGGTTTTAGCGATATCACAATTCTGCATTCTCATCTGTTTACCAACTATGGAGCGCAAACCATCCACGGGCAAATGCCGGTTAATATTCCCGACGCATCCAAACATTCGATAGATACTTTAAGGCGGGCCCTCTTTGGCGAAGAGTTAAGCTATGAATTTACAACACACGATACCAACAAGCCCGGCGAGGCTACAGGCATTATAATCGGCGGTAATTTATCCTTATTGGTAGCATCTGCGGGTTCAGTATCTGATTTAGACTATGTCGGAAAAATTCTGTTTATAGAAGATGTGGGCGAATACCTTTATTCGGTAGATAGAATGCTGCGGATGTTGGACAGGGCCGGTAAATTAAAAAGCCTTGCCGGTTTGGTAGTGGGCGGTTTTACAGATATTAAAGATAATGATATCCCCTTCGGCCAATCTGTGCCACAGATAGTGATGGATATTGTAAAAGGCTATGATTACCCGGTATGTTTTGATTTCTCGGCAGGGCATATCCCGGATAATAATAGTTTAGTATTAGGACGCGAGGTTGGCTTGCAGGTAGATGAAAAGCAGGCGAGGTTGTGGTTTAAGTAA
- a CDS encoding ligase-associated DNA damage response exonuclease, which yields MAKKPLLEFTDRGIYCAQGKFYIDPWKPVDDAVITHAHADHAYWGHKHYLAHHLSREVLLYRLGEINLQTVEYGETVLKNGVSISLYPAGHVIGSAQIRVEYKGEVWVVSGDYKVENDGISTPFEPVKCHHFISECTFGMPVYQWKPQVQTFSEINSWWRQNLDNGLATVLVGYSLGKAQRILQNLDLFNGKVYTHGVIENTNEALRRNGVLLNPTERITQESSKEEVRKGIIIAPPSSVGTTWMRKFQPYSFGYCSGWMAIRGAKRRRAADRGFVLSDHADWDGLISAIDATGCECVYLTHGYTATFSRYLSEIGFNAREVHTLYGGEEEDTSPQPSSEEREPETYDKSSSEVSPLGGDLEGVGGIS from the coding sequence ATGGCCAAAAAACCGCTGCTTGAATTTACTGACAGAGGAATTTACTGTGCGCAAGGCAAATTTTACATCGATCCCTGGAAGCCGGTTGATGATGCCGTGATAACCCATGCCCATGCCGATCATGCTTATTGGGGGCATAAACACTATTTAGCGCACCACCTTTCACGTGAGGTGTTGTTGTATCGCCTTGGCGAAATCAATCTTCAAACGGTTGAGTATGGTGAAACCGTACTAAAGAATGGTGTAAGCATATCATTGTATCCTGCAGGGCATGTAATTGGTTCGGCACAGATCCGGGTTGAATATAAAGGTGAGGTTTGGGTGGTTTCCGGTGATTACAAGGTAGAAAACGATGGCATCTCCACACCTTTTGAACCGGTTAAATGCCATCACTTTATTTCCGAGTGTACGTTCGGTATGCCGGTTTATCAATGGAAACCGCAGGTACAAACATTTAGCGAGATTAATAGCTGGTGGCGCCAAAACCTTGATAACGGATTAGCTACAGTATTGGTTGGTTACTCATTAGGGAAAGCGCAGCGAATCTTGCAAAACCTCGATCTGTTTAACGGCAAGGTTTATACCCATGGTGTTATCGAAAATACCAATGAAGCTTTGCGCCGCAATGGTGTGCTGTTAAATCCAACAGAACGGATCACACAGGAGAGCTCGAAGGAAGAAGTGAGGAAAGGCATTATTATAGCGCCGCCCTCATCGGTGGGCACGACATGGATGCGCAAGTTTCAGCCTTATAGTTTTGGCTATTGCTCGGGTTGGATGGCTATTCGTGGAGCCAAACGCCGCCGTGCTGCCGATAGGGGATTCGTACTCTCTGACCACGCTGACTGGGATGGCCTCATCAGTGCTATTGACGCCACGGGCTGTGAGTGTGTTTATCTTACCCACGGCTACACCGCCACTTTTTCAAGATATTTAAGTGAGATAGGTTTTAACGCACGTGAGGTGCATACGCTTTATGGTGGCGAAGAGGAAGATACCTCACCTCAACCTTCATCAGAAGAAAGGGAGCCTGAAACCTATGATAAATCTTCAAGTGAAGTCTCCCCTCTCGGGGGAGATTTAGAGGGGGTAGGAGGTATCTCATGA